One genomic region from Biomphalaria glabrata chromosome 7, xgBioGlab47.1, whole genome shotgun sequence encodes:
- the LOC129927322 gene encoding cuticle protein 16.5-like gives MWRLHNFFLEISYSPQHLAHAKPVNTSWYHHQNVVSKSSIKALAPSVKALAPAVKALAPAVNALAPAVKALAPAVKALAPAVNALAPAVNALAPSVKALAPSVKALAPSVKALAPAVKALAPSVKALAPSVKALAPSVNALLFRANQHFQTVLHSIE, from the exons ATGTGGAGACTtcacaatttcttccttgagatctcATATTCTCCTCAACACCTTGCCCACGCTAAGCCAGTGAATACTTCTTGGTACCATCATCAGAATGTTGTTTCAAAATCCTCAA tCAAAGCACTGGCTCCATCAGTCAAAGCACTGGCTCCAGCAGTCAAAGCACTGGCTCCAGCAGTTAATGCACTGGCTCCAGCAGTCAAAGCACTGGCTCCAGCAGTCAAAGCACTGGCTCCAGCAGTTAATGCACTGGCTCCAGCAGTTAATGCACTGGCTCCATCAGTCAAAGCACTGGCTCCATCAGTCAAAGCACTGGCTCCATCAGTCAAAGCACTGGCTCCAGCAGTCAAAGCACTGGCTCCATCAGTCAAAGCACTGGCTCCATCAGTCAAAGCACTGGCTCCATCAGTTAATGCACTCTTGTTCCGAGCCAACCAACACTTTCaaacagttcttcatagcattgaataa